From one Triticum aestivum cultivar Chinese Spring chromosome 4B, IWGSC CS RefSeq v2.1, whole genome shotgun sequence genomic stretch:
- the LOC123089456 gene encoding uncharacterized protein At4g08330, chloroplastic, producing MRRPHQQSCRAVPSFTHPQGANRSGPPTQIPHAKPSKSHGHDRPMAQPPATPAMAAAYGCAACGADLNLSASHLYPAGTYFEAGNKGTLSFSWVDESRLRFAAEDRIRPFFETLDYWGIQRKRTRVNCDACGKLLGHVYDDGPPLMEGTGQLGMGPSQVVPRRPRYRIKIKAVTAAGSSASAAAAAR from the coding sequence ATGCGGCGGCCGCACCAGCAAAGCTGCCGTGCCGTGCCGTCCTTCACCCACCCCCAAGGAGCGAACCGATCAGGTCCTCCAACCCAAATCCCCCACGCCAAACCATCCAAATCACACGGCCACGACCGACCGATGGCCCAGCCACCGGCgactccggcgatggcggcggcgtacGGGTGTGCGGCATGCGGCGCGGACCTGAACCTGTCCGCCTCCCACCTCTACCCGGCGGGGACCTACTTCGAGGCGGGGAACAAGGGCACGCTGTCCTTCAGCTGGGTGGACGAGTCGCGGCTGCGGTTCGCGGCGGAGGACCGGATCCGCCCCTTCTTCGAGACGCTCGACTACTGGGGCATCCAGCGGAAGCGCACCCGCGTCAACTGCGACGCCTGCGGCAAGCTCCTCGGCCACGTCTACGACGACGGCCCTCCGCTCATGGAGGGCACAGGCCAGCTCGGGATGGGCCCCAGCCAGGTCGTCCCCCGCCGGCCCAGGTACCGGATCAAGATCAAGGCCGTCACGGCCGCCGgttcctccgcctccgccgccgccgccgcgcgctga
- the LOC123089455 gene encoding probable inorganic phosphate transporter 1-7 isoform X1 has product MAGDQVHVLSALDGAKTQWYHFTAIIVAGMGFFTDAYDLFCISLVTKLIGRIYYTVPGSPRPGSLPPTVSAVVNGVAFVGTLSGQLFFGWLGDKVGRKSVYGMTLMLMILCSVASGLSFGNTPTSVMATLCFFRFWLGFGIGGDYPLSATIMSEYANKRTRGAFIAAVFAMQGFGILAGGGVAIGITALFRDLFPAPPYAADPAASTPAQADYVWRIVLMLGALPAALTFYWRMKMPETARYTALIAKNAERAAADMSKVLQVEITKEQAGDLETVITIKSHTPLPSFGLFSGEFVRRHGLHLVGTASTWLLLDIAYYSQNLFQKDIFSAIGWIPPAPTMSALDELFHIARAQILIALCGTVPGYWFTVAFIDSIGRFKIQLMGFFMMTAFMVGLAVPYDYWTGQGHQAGFVVMYALTFFFANFGPNATTFIVPAEIYPARLRATCHGISAASGKVGAIIGSFGFLYLAQSPDPAKTAHGYHPGIGVRYSLLVLAGCSLMGFLFTFLVPEPKGKSLEEMSRETEPDHC; this is encoded by the coding sequence ATGGCGGGCGACCAGGTGCACGTGCTCtcggcgctggacggcgccaagacgCAGTGGTACCACTTCACGGCCATCATCGTCGCCGGCATGGGCTTCTTCACCGACGCCTACGACCTCTTCTGCATCTCCCTCGTCACCAAGCTCATCGGCCGCATCTACTACACCGTCCCGGGCTCGCCCCGCCCGGGCAGCCTCCCGCCGACCGTCTCCGCGGTCGTCAACGGCGTGGCGTTCGTCGGCACGCTCTCCGGCCAGCTCTTCTTCGGCTGGCTGGGTGACAAGGTTGGCCGGAAGAGCGTGTACGGCATGACGCTGATGCTCATGATCCTCTGCTCTGTCGCGTCGGGGCTCTCGTTCGGCAACACGCCCACCAGCGTCATGGCCACGCTCTGCTTCTTCAGGTTCTGGCTCGGCTTTGGGATCGGCGGCGACTACCCGCTCTCCGCCACCATCATGTCCGAGTACGCCAACAAGCGGACGCGCGGGGCGTTCATCGCCGCCGTCTTCGCGATGCAGGGGTTTGGCATCCTCGCTGGCGGCGGCGTGGCGATCGGGATCACGGCGCTGTTCAGGGACCTGTTCCCGGCGCCGCCGTACGCGGCGGACCCCGCGGCGTCCACCCCGGCGCAGGCGGACTACGTGTGGCGCATCGTCCTCATGCTCGGCGCGCTCCCCGCCGCGCTCACCTTCTACTGGCGGATGAAGATGCCCGAGACGGCGCGGTACACGGCGCTCATCGCCAAGAACGCCGAGCGCGCCGCGGCCGACATGTCCAAGGTGCTCCAGGTGGAGATCACCAAGGAGCAGGCCGGTGATCTGGAGACCGTGATTACCATCAAGTCCCACACGCCGCTGCCGTCGTTCGGCCTCTTCTCCGGGGAGTTCGTGCGCCGGCACGGGCTCCACCTCGTCGGCACCGCGTCGACGTGGCTCCTCCTGGACATCGCCTACTACTCGCAGAACCTGTTCCAGAAGGACATCTTCAGCGCGATCGGATGGATCCCGCCGGCGCCGACGATGAGCGCGCTGGACGAGCTGTTCCACATCGCGAGGGCCCAGATCCTGATCGCCCTCTGCGGCACCGTGCCGGGCTACTGGTTCACCGTCGCCTTCATCGACTCCATCGGCcgcttcaagatccagctcatggGCTTCTTCATGATGACTGCCTTCATGGTCGGCCTCGCCGTGCCCTACGACTACTGGACGGGCCAGGGCCACCAGGCCGGCTTCGTCGTCATGTACGCGCTCACCTTCTTCTTCGCCAACTTCGGCCCCAACGCCACCACCTTCATCGTCCCCGCCGAGATCTACCCCGCGAGGCTCCGCGCGACGTGCCACGGGATATCGGCCGCCTCGGGGAAGGTGGGCGCCATCATCGGCTCCTTCGGGTTCTTGTACCTCGCCCAGAGCCCCGACCCGGCCAAGACCGCCCATGGATACCACCCCGGCATCGGCGTGCGCTACTCGCTCCTCGTGCTCGCTGGGTGCAGCTTGATGGGCTTCCTGTTCACCTTCCTCGTTCCCGAGCCCAAGGGCAAGTCCTTGGAGGAGATGTCACGTGAGACCGAGCCCGACCACTGCTAG
- the LOC123089455 gene encoding probable inorganic phosphate transporter 1-7 isoform X2: protein MAGDQVHVLSALDGAKTQWYHFTAIIVAGMGFFTDAYDLFCISLVTKLIGRIYYTVPGSPRPGSLPPTVSAVVNGVAFVGTLSGQLFFGWLGDKVGRKSVYGMTLMLMILCSVASGLSFGNTPTSVMATLCFFRFWLGFGIGGDYPLSATIMSEYANKRTRGAFIAAVFAMQGFGILAGGGVAIGITALFRDLFPAPPYAADPAASTPAQADYVWRIVLMLGALPAALTFYWRMKMPETARYTALIAKNAERAAADMSKVLQVEITKEQAGDLETVITIKSHTPLPSFGLFSGEFVRRHGLHLVGTASTWLLLDIAYYSQNLFQKDIFSAIGWIPPAPTMSALDELFHIARAQILIALCGTVPGYWFTVAFIDSIGRFKIQLMGFFMMTAFMVGLAVPYDYWTGQGHQAGFVVMYALTFFFANFGPNATTFIVPAEIYPARLRATCHGISAASGKVGAIIGSFGFLYLAQSPDPAKTAHGYHPGIGVRYSLLVLAGCSLMGFLFTFLVPEPKGKSLEEMSRETERSDQEQTSSSPATNNAIRGAEQKR, encoded by the exons ATGGCGGGCGACCAGGTGCACGTGCTCtcggcgctggacggcgccaagacgCAGTGGTACCACTTCACGGCCATCATCGTCGCCGGCATGGGCTTCTTCACCGACGCCTACGACCTCTTCTGCATCTCCCTCGTCACCAAGCTCATCGGCCGCATCTACTACACCGTCCCGGGCTCGCCCCGCCCGGGCAGCCTCCCGCCGACCGTCTCCGCGGTCGTCAACGGCGTGGCGTTCGTCGGCACGCTCTCCGGCCAGCTCTTCTTCGGCTGGCTGGGTGACAAGGTTGGCCGGAAGAGCGTGTACGGCATGACGCTGATGCTCATGATCCTCTGCTCTGTCGCGTCGGGGCTCTCGTTCGGCAACACGCCCACCAGCGTCATGGCCACGCTCTGCTTCTTCAGGTTCTGGCTCGGCTTTGGGATCGGCGGCGACTACCCGCTCTCCGCCACCATCATGTCCGAGTACGCCAACAAGCGGACGCGCGGGGCGTTCATCGCCGCCGTCTTCGCGATGCAGGGGTTTGGCATCCTCGCTGGCGGCGGCGTGGCGATCGGGATCACGGCGCTGTTCAGGGACCTGTTCCCGGCGCCGCCGTACGCGGCGGACCCCGCGGCGTCCACCCCGGCGCAGGCGGACTACGTGTGGCGCATCGTCCTCATGCTCGGCGCGCTCCCCGCCGCGCTCACCTTCTACTGGCGGATGAAGATGCCCGAGACGGCGCGGTACACGGCGCTCATCGCCAAGAACGCCGAGCGCGCCGCGGCCGACATGTCCAAGGTGCTCCAGGTGGAGATCACCAAGGAGCAGGCCGGTGATCTGGAGACCGTGATTACCATCAAGTCCCACACGCCGCTGCCGTCGTTCGGCCTCTTCTCCGGGGAGTTCGTGCGCCGGCACGGGCTCCACCTCGTCGGCACCGCGTCGACGTGGCTCCTCCTGGACATCGCCTACTACTCGCAGAACCTGTTCCAGAAGGACATCTTCAGCGCGATCGGATGGATCCCGCCGGCGCCGACGATGAGCGCGCTGGACGAGCTGTTCCACATCGCGAGGGCCCAGATCCTGATCGCCCTCTGCGGCACCGTGCCGGGCTACTGGTTCACCGTCGCCTTCATCGACTCCATCGGCcgcttcaagatccagctcatggGCTTCTTCATGATGACTGCCTTCATGGTCGGCCTCGCCGTGCCCTACGACTACTGGACGGGCCAGGGCCACCAGGCCGGCTTCGTCGTCATGTACGCGCTCACCTTCTTCTTCGCCAACTTCGGCCCCAACGCCACCACCTTCATCGTCCCCGCCGAGATCTACCCCGCGAGGCTCCGCGCGACGTGCCACGGGATATCGGCCGCCTCGGGGAAGGTGGGCGCCATCATCGGCTCCTTCGGGTTCTTGTACCTCGCCCAGAGCCCCGACCCGGCCAAGACCGCCCATGGATACCACCCCGGCATCGGCGTGCGCTACTCGCTCCTCGTGCTCGCTGGGTGCAGCTTGATGGGCTTCCTGTTCACCTTCCTCGTTCCCGAGCCCAAGGGCAAGTCCTTGGAGGAGATGTCACGTGAGACCGAGC gttccgaccaggaacaaacttcatcttcacctgcaactaacaacgctataagaggggctgagcaaaagcggtga